ACTAAGTACACTAGCACCTTGTGTGTTCTCGTCTACCGTGGTTTCAGCAGGTAAGGTCGATGTTTCCAATCCATCTCTGGCAGCTTGCGAAGCGTCGTCAAGAGTCACGTTATTTGTGTTATCATCATCTTCCCCAACAGAGTCGACGATAAATTCCTCGTTGTTGACCACCAACCTCTCGTTACTACTCTCTGTGTTGCACACCAAGCTGCTCCCTTCCTCAGCAGCCTGCATCAGGGCCTCCTCCAGACGTCTCTGCATCAACTCCAGATCGTCCATAGAGGGCGACGCTGAACGGGACGTGCCTTGACTGGCCGATGACTGGCTGACAGTTGCAGAGTCTGGATCTGCAGAGGTCTCGCTATCCACGCCTGGGGGGAACTCACTAGGCGTGTCAGCCTGCACAAACCTAGGGGTGCGGCCGGGTGTTATAGGGGGCGTAGATGTGGGTAATGGGGGCGGAGTCTCAGGGACAGGAGTGGGCGGTAAAGGTGGCTTAAAGGAAGAGTCTCCTCTCCTGGGAGTACCtgcaaaaagacaaacaaaactaTTATGACAAATTTAGTACATCGTCAGTACTGTAGTTAAGCTGTAGTTAAATGTCTGATCTACGTCTTTAAGTTTGATATCACGTCCACATTTTACTTTCCAGTATTCTTTTGCCTACCAACCTTTTGCCCACCAACCCCCTCCAAAATACAAACCCctcccccacaaaaaaaacaatacacacTCAATCAAGATATTGTctactgtgcattgatctggacacagctaatgataaggagtatcaaaCATTACAGAGAAAGAACATAGGTAGACTTTTGCATGGGTGGCCCCCATAACACAAGCAGCTTGGAAACCTGGATTAATGCCTGAAGATTGCACTTCAACAATAACTGCCCCATCGTTTAACATGGATAATTTTGTCAATTTGCTCGCCCTAGGTGATTTATTGCCCACCGCTAAAATTGGTCGAGCTAAAACAACCCTGCAATAATGGATTGAGATTTAACCGATcagatattattatttttgtttgagctGATGGGCTTTCATAGCTAGGGGGGAGTTTGCATAGGGCTAGATTAAATTCAAAGCAATGGTTATTTCAACATATCATCAAAAAGTACTgtcaataaaaatatgaatgtGGGGGCGGAGCGTTCCAAAAAGCAGAACTTATCAAGGAACAGCCCACAAAAGGAAACTAAACAACAGCTTTACAATAGACAAAtataaaaagctatcaacagctctccattactggttaccaagtaagtttttatgctaaaaattattttgagtaattaccaatagtgtccattgcctttaattaaaaagaGATGGAGAATTAAATTTGTGAAGAATTTGAACATGAAATTAAGGAGGTTTGGGGTTTACCTGAGCTGTCTTTCACTACGTCCATGTCCATCTCGGATGAGCTGCTCACTCTGGGTCGTTTCTTCTCTGGGTCTTCATGGAAGTCTCTCCCCCTCTTCCTCTCGCTACCAGACCCCCTGGGTGGGGTCATGAACAACTGGAATGCATCCTTGCTGTGGCCTGCCTGCATAGGAGGTACACCCCCTGGCTGTGAACAGAAAATAGGTAAATTTCATGGTTACTTACTTGCGCTGAATTGGAACAGTGGCATAACTagattttttgttcatttggtggGTGGGGGAGGGACATTGTCGAACCAACCATCCAttttttctttggggggggggtgtcaccTTGCTGGTTACGCCACTCACTGGACTATAGTGTTCAGGTTTTCTGATTAACAATCTTTTTTCTGTTATGGTGACATTCAATTATGCAATGAGAAGGTTTTAAGTTTTCAAACTTTTATAGCCTAAGGCTTGTATTTCTACTTTAGTAATCAATATCATGAAAGTGAATCCCTATTGATGAAAGTATAgcaaaagcagtcaatattggCCTGAATATCTGGCGTCACATTTCCAGGCTTaagaatagaccgatccattaggctccgcctacagtgcacgtgtgagcaagaacacgtgagcctctccagtgccattctgcacaactctgccacgtgcgccaagcatacgcgcacacatgtcagacttttggtggcgtaatgggttgtgattggtcaatacgcaatggggcggagctaaaTTGATCGGTCTATTACGCCAGAGAGCTGCCGTTGAGACcacgtccataatcacctttgaccttcttgcatcatttcacatggcgCTTTCAGCATGTTTCTGGAGATtcactggtcccctgtccttatccGGATAGATAAGGACAGGTATTGGgtttacagaaccagtgatatcattggatacaatgtaaatgtacatgATGTTTTATAAAGGTAAACGTGTACGTACAATGAATGGGAGATCAACGGTACATCCTAACCATTTCAACGCCCATATGGATAGTTCCCACATGACGTAAATCGGCTATCTTTACGGCCAATGCGGAACACACAGCCATGTGTTTTGTGCGAAAACAGCATGCAGCACGCACACTTTCACAAAACTTGTTGCCTGATGGTTAGTAAACAGCGTGGCTTGATTAATAAACTGAGCACTTGACCAAAATGCAATTGGCCCGTAAAGATGGCGTTGATTGCAACTTATCTATTTTGACATTGGCTCGAGGCAACTCTCTAGTGTATTGCATGAGCCtctaagtgtgacgtcagatgttcataCTTGTAATTTTTGGCACTCACCTCTCTGACTCCCTCTGGTAGTGGGACATTGAAGCCAGGGTAGTCTATCAGCTTGGAGGGGTCGTACTTAGTCTTTGTAGGTGCTTTAACGGCGGGATTGATCTCTCCTGGCTCGTTACCGGCTGAGGATTGAATGTAGGGCGGATAAAGATTGGTGGTGGAGGAAATTCGAAAAGGAGTTGTGCATACAGGGTATGGAGAGGGATTGGACGTGGGGTTTGGGTGGGTCAAATGAGGCGGAACATTTGATGGGTGTGGGAGGGTTGAAGGCAGGGTGGAAGAAAGGTAAAGGTCTGGTTTAAGGAGGGAAAGGATGGAAATAGTAAATAGTAGGATGGGGGGTATTGACAAGGGGGTCGGTGGAAGAGGGTTGTTTTCTATGCTGTGGCATTTTTTCGGATGGATTTGATAGGTCCAGTTCTGTTAAATGGCAAAGAGGCTGTGGTGATGAGAGTTAATAATTATAGTATAAAATCATAAGCTTTAATCATACACTATTCATTTTCTACAACTTGATTTTCTTCGGCTTGTGACGTACCTTCCCCCTTAACGTCATAGACTGTCAGCCCTGACTGTAACACCTCTGCTTGCTTCATATACCCAGGGGGGTAGCCGAGAGTCCTCATCTGGAAGATATAAGGAGGAACTTGCTTCTCATCGAGCCCAAGAGCTTCTCTTAGGGAGGTACTGTAAAAGATGGATGGAGAGAGActtcaattaatcaatcataAATAGCTTATTAATCAAAGGTTTGCTTAAAGGAGCcgaggcacagaagaaataacaacaacaaattcttatatagcgcatttcacaataacggTATCGATGCGctttaaatagtaataataataatttgggaggctaatcgtccttactcgcagctagaggtGAATTGCGTTGGaggcggctacaacgtgttcgagaagcaggcatgcaagggcgcattcagctgccagccacatcaacccattttgaccacggagcacagccgaaagtgtttgatttttttcctgagggaggaaaaccggatagtgccctggtcattgggccaataaccgtatcaatgcgctttatattagtgccctggtcattgggccaataacatccctttaatgtttctcagctccctggggggtatacagccctgagctgcctgtataGCGCTGCCTataaggctttttcatacacaaaatcaacctctaccatcgcagttaagtatcttgctcaaggacacaagcgtcacgaccgggattcgaacccacactctggtgactgcaccagaacttgaattcaatgctcttaaccactcggccatgacactctttAACTAGGTCATAAGTCTTTACCCACATAATACCTAATCTGGCTACAACCTGCTCCTAGAATTTCTAGATATTGGATTAAAACTATCAAACTATTCAAAAAACCAaacgtatacttttttttttactttccaaCCTCAGACTATAACTACTATGATAACGCCCCATACCTTAGCTGTCCGGGTTTGAAGTTTGCAAAGCGTTGATCCACGGCTTCGTCTTTGTGGTAGCGTTTATTCATCATGGCATTCCCCTCATTCTGTTCCATAAACTCCTTCTTGGCCATGCTGATCTTGACCAGGTCCCTCGGCTGtcaaatgacaataaaaatcatattattattaatttggttttacccttacaccgatgggttcgaatcccacccgagtaaagcctgtgatttgtttccacagaactcgttaaaataataatagtggc
Above is a genomic segment from Asterias rubens chromosome 5, eAstRub1.3, whole genome shotgun sequence containing:
- the LOC117290212 gene encoding zinc finger CCHC domain-containing protein 8-like; the encoded protein is MYTLTGNVQYYQRFCLDSMGRPLVNGNPQVTEGWDIPVYPVIFHEALPIDETERPNQQRQKRSKATCWNCGQEDHSLRDCPVPRDLVKISMAKKEFMEQNEGNAMMNKRYHKDEAVDQRFANFKPGQLSTSLREALGLDEKQVPPYIFQMRTLGYPPGYMKQAEVLQSGLTVYDVKGEAGNEPGEINPAVKAPTKTKYDPSKLIDYPGFNVPLPEGVREPGGVPPMQAGHSKDAFQLFMTPPRGSGSERKRGRDFHEDPEKKRPRVSSSSEMDMDVVKDSSGTPRRGDSSFKPPLPPTPVPETPPPLPTSTPPITPGRTPRFVQADTPSEFPPGVDSETSADPDSATVSQSSASQGTSRSASPSMDDLELMQRRLEEALMQAAEEGSSLVCNTESSNERLVVNNEEFIVDSVGEDDDNTNNVTLDDASQAARDGLETSTLPAETTVDENTQGASVLSSQTTELTNEIIEDSSTAQDGSVVVDAAEDNKSQALSLDTSTANPESPNGNTENLESTIPMEGYDTAEAADLEAGEIVDSDLDATPNRSGVPHLSKFAVGISPHENENLSKSTGMLKRIMSVFKRKDKGK